The following DNA comes from Acholeplasma equirhinis.
CTTTTATGAAATGGAAGTTTTATTAGACTCAGAAACATTTAAGGAATTCTCAGAAGATATGAGTGAATTTAAGTCATTTGTTAAATCAGTTACAGAACTTTTCCAAAATAATCGCGTTGAATTTTAAACAGGAGCAATCCTGTTTTTTTAACTTGCCAACATTTATACTTTGTATCTTTAAATATTTTCCAATTTCTTTGTTGTAAAATAAGCATATCAAAAGGAGGTATTTTATGAAATCATTTGATAACCCAAGAGTATTTAGAATGCCTTTTAGTTCTATTTACCCACTCTATATTCAAAAGGTGACAGTTAAAAACAGAACTCAAGAAGAACTTGATCAAGTTTTATCTTGGTTAACAGGATACTCGAAAAAACAATTGATTGAACAAATTGAAAATGGAAATTCACTTCAAGCCTTTTTTGATGAAGCACCAAATTTTACAGATAAAGCACATTTAATCACTGGTGTTATTTGTGGTGTGAGATTAGAAGAAATAGACCATCCATTAATGAAGAAAGTTCGCTATATGGACAAAGTGGTTGATGAATTAGCTAAAGGTAAATCATTAGAGAAAATATTTAGAAATTAATTTGAGCAAAATACTTGCGATGTAGCTTATACCACTCTAAACTGGGCTTACAAGGAAGGGTATTATGGAAAAATCTCAAAC
Coding sequences within:
- a CDS encoding DUF2200 domain-containing protein codes for the protein MKSFDNPRVFRMPFSSIYPLYIQKVTVKNRTQEELDQVLSWLTGYSKKQLIEQIENGNSLQAFFDEAPNFTDKAHLITGVICGVRLEEIDHPLMKKVRYMDKVVDELAKGKSLEKIFRN